The Methylobacterium sp. PvR107 genome contains a region encoding:
- a CDS encoding response regulator transcription factor, with protein sequence MPTSVLIVDDSKLARLVVAKLLRQLRPDWEVVEAANADLAMSVMGDRPVDVALLDFNMPGKDGLELAADLRAAKPNMPIAVVSANIQDEIIARARSVDATFLAKPLTEEALAGFLSGAALRLRRAAS encoded by the coding sequence ATGCCGACCAGCGTCCTCATCGTCGACGACAGCAAGCTCGCGCGCCTCGTGGTCGCCAAGCTCCTGCGCCAGCTCAGGCCGGACTGGGAGGTGGTGGAGGCGGCCAACGCCGACCTGGCGATGTCCGTCATGGGGGACCGTCCGGTCGACGTGGCGCTCCTCGACTTCAACATGCCCGGAAAGGACGGCCTCGAACTCGCCGCGGACCTGCGCGCGGCGAAACCCAACATGCCCATCGCCGTCGTTTCGGCCAACATCCAGGACGAGATCATCGCGCGCGCCCGCAGCGTCGACGCCACCTTCCTTGCGAAGCCGCTCACCGAGGAGGCGCTCGCCGGGTTCCTGTCGGGTGCCGCGCTCAGGCTGCGCAGGGCGGCGTCGTGA